The proteins below come from a single Chryseobacterium sp. MA9 genomic window:
- a CDS encoding LysM peptidoglycan-binding domain-containing protein: MRGAIQKLTIGTYENSDYEKRIQSGAFKAFINPTGFSMTYKTKYNTDQADGNSKPNLGYTSSASPDLQLEFLFDGTGVTEANSGLKLINKIKGKSFAKTAVTQQIKDFYKATGELVGSIHKPYNVILNWGSFEFKGVLSELTIEYKLFDNEGQPLRAIGKATFSESTSPKLAGKIEKLESPDLTHKRTVQAGDTLPLMTESIYGDSKYYLEVAKVNNLVNFRQLKPGQELFFPPLEKVS; the protein is encoded by the coding sequence ATGAGAGGAGCAATTCAAAAACTGACAATCGGGACCTACGAAAACTCCGATTATGAAAAAAGAATTCAGAGCGGTGCTTTTAAAGCTTTTATCAATCCGACAGGTTTTTCTATGACCTATAAAACGAAATATAATACAGACCAGGCAGATGGTAATTCTAAACCTAATTTAGGATATACCTCATCAGCATCACCTGATTTGCAATTAGAATTTCTATTTGACGGGACAGGGGTTACGGAAGCAAATTCAGGACTTAAACTGATTAATAAAATTAAAGGAAAATCCTTTGCAAAAACAGCTGTTACCCAACAGATTAAAGATTTTTATAAAGCGACAGGCGAGCTCGTGGGCTCTATCCATAAACCCTATAATGTTATCCTTAATTGGGGAAGTTTTGAATTTAAAGGTGTGCTTTCTGAATTAACGATAGAATATAAGTTATTTGATAACGAAGGCCAGCCTCTGAGAGCCATAGGAAAGGCAACATTCAGTGAATCAACAAGTCCGAAACTTGCCGGTAAAATTGAAAAGCTGGAATCACCGGATCTTACCCATAAAAGAACAGTACAGGCCGGCGATACACTGCCATTAATGACCGAAAGTATTTATGGAGATTCCAAATATTATCTGGAGGTAGCTAAAGTAAATAACCTTGTTAATTTCAGACAGTTAAAACCAGGCCAGGAATTATTCTTTCCGCCATTAGAAAAAGTTTCATAA
- a CDS encoding DUF5908 family protein, whose product MPIEIKELHIKINVDEKAAATTTAASVDEALLMRAISESVEQAAKIEQRKKER is encoded by the coding sequence ATGCCAATAGAAATAAAAGAGCTTCACATTAAAATAAATGTGGACGAAAAAGCTGCAGCTACCACAACTGCCGCATCGGTAGATGAAGCACTGCTTATGCGTGCGATCAGTGAAAGTGTGGAGCAGGCCGCAAAGATAGAACAACGTAAAAAAGAAAGATAA
- a CDS encoding phage tail protein gives MAVLYPPTSFSFIVNGISTTEGIDSRFQSISGLSTEIGTEEYAEGGENRFTHQLPLRPKYPNLVLKRGLIVSSGLISWCRNAMENFQFEPRDLIITLSGGIQSTAPLMVWNVVGAYPVRWEVSEFNAEESKLAIETIELKYRYFTIPSSLASLGL, from the coding sequence ATGGCAGTTTTATATCCTCCAACCAGTTTCTCTTTTATTGTTAATGGGATTTCAACAACAGAGGGTATTGACTCCAGATTTCAATCTATATCTGGTTTATCAACAGAAATTGGAACTGAAGAATATGCCGAAGGAGGCGAAAACAGGTTTACACACCAACTTCCTTTGAGACCCAAATATCCTAATCTGGTTCTTAAACGTGGGTTAATCGTAAGTTCCGGATTGATAAGCTGGTGCAGAAATGCGATGGAAAACTTCCAGTTTGAACCAAGAGACCTGATCATTACTCTTTCAGGGGGAATTCAGTCTACAGCACCCCTAATGGTTTGGAATGTAGTTGGAGCATACCCCGTAAGATGGGAAGTATCAGAATTCAACGCAGAAGAAAGCAAACTTGCTATTGAAACAATAGAACTGAAATATAGATATTTCACAATACCCTCATCGTTAGCAAGCTTAGGCTTGTAA
- a CDS encoding phage tail protein, whose protein sequence is MSTYPLVKFAFEVDWGGTKVGFQEVSGLNVEAALIEYRHGASPDFSKIKMPGMKTFSNITLKRGTFKTDNEYFDWFQSIQLSTVERRSITISLLDETGAPAVTWKVKNAFPLKLQSTDLKAEGNEVAIETLEIAHEGLTIENN, encoded by the coding sequence ATGAGTACATATCCATTAGTAAAGTTTGCCTTTGAAGTAGATTGGGGCGGAACAAAAGTAGGTTTCCAGGAAGTGAGCGGTTTAAATGTTGAAGCAGCTTTAATTGAATACAGACATGGCGCAAGTCCGGACTTTAGTAAGATTAAAATGCCTGGAATGAAAACTTTCAGTAACATCACTTTAAAGAGAGGAACTTTCAAAACTGATAACGAATATTTCGACTGGTTCCAAAGTATTCAGCTAAGTACAGTAGAACGCAGATCTATCACGATCTCCCTTTTGGATGAAACAGGAGCTCCTGCAGTAACCTGGAAAGTGAAAAATGCATTCCCGCTTAAATTACAATCAACAGATTTAAAAGCTGAAGGTAACGAGGTGGCTATTGAAACTCTGGAAATTGCACACGAAGGATTAACTATTGAAAATAACTAA
- a CDS encoding phage tail sheath family protein, with protein MNYKTPGVYVEEIAKFPPSVAQVETAIPAFIGHTDKGPRNEPTRISSMLEYETIFGGAKNEKTAISISIEDTVVTAKVDNAKLSPYKMHYAMQMYFANGGGPCYIVSVADYEKTPVLGTETVAGGLWFGLKSLEKEDEPTLIVFPDAEVLGADAYKLYNKALDQAEDLKDRFVIMDVFEDAAAFRTGVNATGLKYGAAYYPKLETVLSYSFDDKDVKIDSYKEINASGALVDVTMPQNENNLAWLKSKSSALYNQAKREIESKRLVLAPSSSIAGIYAKVDSTSGVWKAPANLAISNVLAPVVKISNEVQDGLNVDAVAGKSINAIRTFTGKGTLVWGARTLDGNSNEWKYVPVRRFFNMVEESVKKATERFVFEPNTANTWVRVQAMIENFLDQQWRDGALAGSKPEEAYYVSVGLHKTMSAQDILEGRMIIEIGMAAVRPAEFIVLRFSHKLQEA; from the coding sequence ATGAATTACAAAACACCTGGAGTTTACGTAGAAGAAATTGCGAAATTCCCACCATCTGTAGCACAAGTAGAAACGGCTATCCCTGCTTTTATCGGGCATACGGATAAAGGACCAAGAAATGAACCAACAAGAATCTCTTCTATGTTGGAATACGAAACGATTTTTGGAGGAGCAAAAAATGAAAAAACAGCGATCTCCATTTCGATTGAAGATACTGTTGTGACTGCAAAAGTAGACAACGCCAAGCTAAGTCCTTATAAAATGCATTATGCTATGCAAATGTATTTTGCTAACGGTGGCGGACCATGCTATATTGTTTCAGTAGCTGACTATGAAAAAACTCCTGTATTAGGAACAGAAACGGTTGCTGGCGGTTTATGGTTCGGACTGAAATCACTGGAAAAAGAAGATGAGCCAACGCTTATTGTTTTCCCGGATGCTGAAGTTTTAGGAGCAGATGCTTACAAGTTATACAATAAAGCTTTGGATCAGGCAGAAGACTTGAAAGACAGATTCGTTATTATGGATGTTTTTGAAGACGCTGCTGCTTTTAGAACCGGAGTAAATGCTACAGGATTAAAATATGGAGCTGCATATTATCCAAAATTAGAAACAGTTTTAAGCTATAGCTTTGATGATAAAGATGTTAAAATCGATAGCTATAAAGAAATCAATGCTTCAGGAGCCCTTGTGGATGTTACAATGCCTCAGAATGAAAATAATTTAGCATGGCTAAAATCAAAAAGCTCAGCATTGTACAACCAGGCAAAAAGAGAAATTGAATCTAAAAGATTGGTATTGGCTCCATCTTCATCAATTGCCGGAATTTATGCCAAAGTAGACAGTACTTCCGGAGTATGGAAAGCGCCTGCTAATTTAGCAATTAGCAATGTACTGGCACCAGTTGTAAAAATTTCCAATGAAGTACAAGACGGTCTTAACGTAGATGCGGTAGCAGGAAAATCAATCAATGCGATCAGAACTTTCACAGGAAAAGGAACGTTAGTCTGGGGAGCAAGAACACTAGACGGAAACAGTAACGAATGGAAATATGTACCTGTACGTAGATTCTTCAATATGGTAGAAGAATCTGTGAAGAAAGCTACAGAACGTTTCGTTTTTGAACCGAATACTGCCAATACATGGGTTCGTGTACAGGCTATGATCGAGAATTTCCTTGATCAGCAGTGGAGAGACGGTGCATTAGCAGGAAGCAAGCCGGAAGAAGCTTATTACGTAAGCGTTGGTTTGCACAAAACAATGTCTGCTCAGGATATTTTAGAAGGAAGAATGATCATTGAAATCGGTATGGCTGCAGTACGCCCGGCTGAATTTATCGTGTTACGTTTTTCACACAAATTACAGGAAGCATAA
- a CDS encoding phage tail protein, whose protein sequence is MSTYPLVKFAFEVDWGGTKVGFQEVSGLNVEAALIEYRHGASPDFSKIKMPGMKTFSNITLKRGTFKTDNEYFDWFQSIQLSTVERRSITISLLDETGAPAVTWKVKNAFPLKLQSTDLKAEGNEVAIETLEIAHEGLTIENN, encoded by the coding sequence ATGAGTACATATCCATTAGTAAAGTTTGCCTTTGAAGTAGATTGGGGCGGAACAAAAGTAGGTTTTCAGGAAGTGAGCGGTTTGAATGTTGAAGCAGCTTTAATCGAGTACAGACATGGCGCAAGTCCTGATTTCAGTAAGATCAAAATGCCTGGAATGAAAACTTTCAGTAACATCACTTTAAAGAGAGGAACTTTCAAAACTGATAACGAATATTTCGACTGGTTCCAGAGTATTCAGCTAAGCACGGTAGAGCGCAGATCTATTACCATTTCCCTTTTAGACGAAACAGGAGCTCCTGCAGTAACCTGGAAAGTGAAAAATGCATTCCCGCTTAAATTACAATCAACAGATTTAAAAGCTGAAGGTAACGAGGTGGCTATTGAAACTCTGGAAATTGCACACGAAGGATTAACTATTGAAAATAACTAA